CTGAATGAGGAGGCTTTTGCAAAGGGGGCCACCCTCGCCGGGCGTAGCCGTGGCCTTAGGGCCTCACCAGGCCCTCGTCCCGCGTGAGCGGCTGCATGATCCCTATATGGCCGCCTATGGTTTCAACCTTCTTGCCCTCAATCAGGATTTGAACGCTCGTTATCCCTGGAAACTGGGTGAGGGTATTCACTATGGAGTAGACCATCAACTCCTCGGTGCGGCTCCCACCGGGGAAGCGTGTTTGTATATCCCTGCTGAAGTTCACATAAGCCGTACGGTCCTTTATGCTTACTCCAAGCACCCTTGTTTCAGCCGGGAGAAGCCTCTCCAGGTTGCTCCCGGGCGATGGCCCGCGGATAAGCTCCTCCAGTGCCCTCCTCGGGAGATCGGCAGCCTCCCCTGCAGCCCCTACCCCTATCTTGCGCCTCTCGGTGCCGAGATAGAAGTCTGTAGGGGTGCTCCGGGCAAAGTATAATACGACCTCCCTCGAGGATAGGGCTTTCAGCCTTTCGTCGAGCCGTCTTGCCGCCTCCGTAGCGGCCCGGGTCTCATTCTCGAGCCTGCCGACGGTCACCCTCAGGGTGGCCAGTTCTCTCTGGAGCCCTCCGAGCCTCGCGAGGGTATAGCCTGAAAGAATAAGGGAAGCTAAAACAAGGAGAAATAGCACTCTGTGGCCTTTCATACGGGTAATCGCCTCCTCTGTCGCACGATGGGGCCATTTTACGGGATAGGGCACCGAGACTACTATAGGGTATGATAAAATCGGGCGCCGGGTGTTTCCAGGACTTTTGCAGGACTAGGTTAACCTGGCAGTGGGCAATCTATGCAGGAGAAATCAGGTTTATATGGAATTAGGGGAATTACGGGAAGGGGGTGAAGACCGTGATCCGCGTGCGCACCGGCATCGTAAAGGCGATTAAGGCGAGCTACGATAGCGTAACTGAGGTCGTAGTTGAAGTCGAAGGGCTCCAGGAGCTCGCCGTGAACTACGACCCCCTGACCGGGCCGGTCAAGCCGGGGGATCGCGTTATCCTCAACACCACAGCCACCAGGCTTGCCCTCGGGAGCGGCGGGCACCATTTCGTCATGCATGTTGTCGGTAATGATGACCTTGACCCGCCTTCCCCTGGACATATTATAAAGCTTCGCTATACGCCGTGGCAAGTAAAGTGCCTCTCGGCTGAGGAGGAATCCAGCCCGGTCCGCAAGGAGCTTGAGGCGTTTGAAGGTCTGGATGCCATGCCGGTTGTGGTGGGAGAGCTCCACAGCATGGTGCCTGCGGCGTGCGCCGGCATAAGGGCTGCGGTCGCCCGGAGATTGCGAGTCGCCTACTTGATGACCGATGGCGGGGCCCTGCCAATAGCCTATAGCAAACTGGTAAGGGCTTTGAAGGATGCCGGTTTTCTCGACGTCACGATTACGGCGGGTAATGCCTTCGGCGGCGATTATGAAGTGATCAATATCTACTCTGGCCTTGCCGTCGCTAAAGCTGTCGGTGCCGATGTGGTCGTTGTTGCAATGGGGCCAGGCATCGCGGGGACGGGCACGAAATATGGTTTCAGCGGCATAGAGCAGGGGCAGGCAATAAACGCCGTGAATAGCCTGGGCGGGACGCCTGTTTTCATCCCCCGCATAAGCTTCGCAGACCCGCGCCCA
This portion of the Bacillota bacterium genome encodes:
- a CDS encoding GerMN domain-containing protein; amino-acid sequence: MKGHRVLFLLVLASLILSGYTLARLGGLQRELATLRVTVGRLENETRAATEAARRLDERLKALSSREVVLYFARSTPTDFYLGTERRKIGVGAAGEAADLPRRALEELIRGPSPGSNLERLLPAETRVLGVSIKDRTAYVNFSRDIQTRFPGGSRTEELMVYSIVNTLTQFPGITSVQILIEGKKVETIGGHIGIMQPLTRDEGLVRP
- a CDS encoding DUF3866 family protein encodes the protein MIRVRTGIVKAIKASYDSVTEVVVEVEGLQELAVNYDPLTGPVKPGDRVILNTTATRLALGSGGHHFVMHVVGNDDLDPPSPGHIIKLRYTPWQVKCLSAEEESSPVRKELEAFEGLDAMPVVVGELHSMVPAACAGIRAAVARRLRVAYLMTDGGALPIAYSKLVRALKDAGFLDVTITAGNAFGGDYEVINIYSGLAVAKAVGADVVVVAMGPGIAGTGTKYGFSGIEQGQAINAVNSLGGTPVFIPRISFADPRPRHRGLSHHTLTNLREVAVTPAVVCLPDLPRERWLVLRSQLDDGVIRKKHVIVTEDGAPGVSLLKESGIPVRTMGRGLDDDPEFFLAAAAAGSFAARVVMGCRFRILGDGETP